ATActtaattattaataatgacATGGAAATGTACTGACtattcaaatatgtatttagaTTCTGACAAGCAACTTGGTCCTTTTTATAACAGATAATGGATTTGGGCGAATGGAGGAGGAGACGGGAGATGTGATAAGCCTAGTTGATTCCGACGAGGAGTTTGTGTTTGAGGAAGCTGTACCCAGACTACCTTCGCAACCTGTGGCTAATGGACACAACACCACATTTGTGCAGATACACAGAATTCCGTCCAGTAAGGGTGAATTTCCTAATATCAGTGGAAAAGCCCATAGGGTTATTACcagcataatgtgttttgaaaagGTATAGGTCAATTCCACCTTATATTAGGAAGGCAAGTGAAATGATTGTAATGCAGCAATTCCACCTCTGTCTCTAATATATTTAGTGATATTTTACCACTTtactgtccaataaagcatatgACTGAAAATACCCTTTAAATCATGGAAAAGGCTCTGGAACTGGAAGATGCAAGTCTAACCCCTATTTTTCTAACATATTTTGTAGATGACCACGAAGATGCAGAAATTGTTGAACATCCATTACAGTTAGAACATACTACGGATACGGAAGAACTTGTCACATTTtaggtgtttttgtttatttatttgttctttttcagagaatatgaaacaaaacatgtattaCCTATGAATGTGTGAAATAATTGTTGGTTGGATTTAACCTAATATGTAGATTGGTTGATTATGTTTGCTACTGTCATTTCACCCTTGTATCGTTTTAGCTTCAGGTTTATCAATTGGTCGTTAACAGGGTTATTTCAACGGATTGATGCCATTTAtcattaaattactttttttttatacaatgtTATATGAAATGTTGTATTACTAAACACAAAActaaatatgaatgtaaaaGTATATACGAAGATGCAGAAATTGTTGAACATCCATTACAGTTAGAACATACTACGGATACGGAAGAACTTGTCACATTTtaggtgtttttgtttatttatttgttctttTTCAGAGAATATGAAACAACGTGTATTACTTATGACTGTGTGAAATTATTGTTGGTTGGATTTAACCTAATATGTAGATTGATTGATTATGTTTGCTACTGTCATTTCACCCTTGTATCGTTTTAGCTTCAGGTTTATCAATTGGTCGTTAACAGGGTTATTTCAACGGATTGATGCCATTTAtcattaaattactttttttatacaatgttacataaaatgttgtattactaaacacaaaactaaatatgaatgtaaaaGTATATGGAGGTGAAtctctttccttttttataATGAACCACTGATACAATGGTGAGGCCTAGCCTAATCATGAGATCAAACAAGCTAGAGATGAGTTTGTTAcgtaaaagaaaataacagcACGTGTGGCAAGGTAGCCAATCGTGTTGGGTTTGAGGAATTGCATTTACAGGAAATAACATGTAACATGTTGCTTAGAGTcacgtttttttgttgttttctgagAAGATAACTCGTCTAGCACGTCACTTCGTCAAACAAGAAACAAACTGCGCTCTTTTTCTTTAGAAATAGACCAACGGCGTTTTAACATGTAGGCAAATGGACTCGACGGTATCGTCAAGTAATCAGGAAGTAGAGACAGTCAACGGATCAAGAATGTAAACCCACTCCTGTCAAGGTATATCATTTGCAACAATGTGTTCGTCCGAAGACAACACTCCGGACATTCAGTCAGGTACAGTACATGTTATATGTAAATACCATGTGTTTGAAGAATTCCTGCGTTTTTTCTAGTAGATTCTTAACATCTCTATTACGTTTGGAGTCCGAGTCTTCCAGAAAAGACGAGCAATTACATCAACACCTCATTAAATAGCAGGCAAAATAAATCAATTGGACATCAACAGCAAGAGAAATTATTGGGGAGAAGGGAAGCTTTATGTTCGAACCGCTGTATTGCGCACTGATATGTAGAGTATTCGCTcaaatgtgttgtattgtgttatagtccaacaacataaaatgttacaaaaacGTCTTGCCATTTACAGCGTCCGACGGGCTGATATTGGAGTTGAAATCCGCCCACCCTATATCCCTGGAGGGGCGCGCTGGTTGCGAGACGTGGAGCGTGGACTTCTCTCACGATGGATCATGGTTTGCATGGACCATGGGACACGGGATTGTGTGGGTGGTCGCCTGGCCGCTTCGGTATGATAAGTATATGGACAAAGACTATTCCTGTAAATAATATCCATGCTTTTGACTTTCTAAAAGTATTTGCTTCCAatctccctgtctttcctccCTTCTCATTAAATGCGAAGTTCAACGATTTTAACATGTGGTCTTATTTTAATTTCGTTTTTCAGTGGGTTTACAATTATTGTTTTGAATCATGGCAGCAACCAAATGGGTTCAGAAGAATGGAAGATCAAGTTGTGTTGATCTTCCATGCAAATCATGTCACGCCATTccgcttcttatcacactgttcGCTTAATCAGGATGTATTCACCACCCACATTGCCTACCTGCTTGGAGAGAATATTCACAACAACCATGATTAAGCTTGCATTCACCTGACCGACCACAAGGAGTAGCTAGAGCGGTCAAGACATGGCAGCCCTGTCCAACATCCTACCCATTTGAACTTCCACTTTAAAGTGTTGATTATGTGCTCACTGTCAATCATTTTTGTCCAAATAGGGCCAACAAGGTTGGGATTGCCCCAGAGAGCCATCCAAAGGACCAGTCTCTGAACTGTGGTCAGACAGTGTGGGGGCTGGCATTTGGACCACGTCCATCGAAGAACCAAGCACTCAAAGATAAAGCGGCATCCTGTGACAGAAAATCATCTCGACTGCTTCTGGCAACTGGCTTAGAGAACGGAGTGATCAAGATATGGGATGTTGCAACTGGTGGGATATTTAACTCAATACACTTCTCTTTCATGCAATGATCATAAAACCCAAGTCTCTTACAAGTGCCCTGATGGTATTTTCAGGTCAGCTTCGGTTTGACCTCAGAGGACATGAGGGGATTGCAAGGGAACTGGTTTTCACTCCCAACGGAAAGCTCACTCTTGTGTCTTCCTCTCGAGACAAAACCTTAAGGATATGGGATCTAACCCAGAAAGGTCAGCTACTGTTCAAACCTCACTCCAAATTATATTAAGAGATTGAGACTGAAAGATTCTATCTTCAGTTGGGTTAGAATTGAGAATTAGACAACCTTGTTCAGTTGAATATTCTGTATTTGTATAATACTCAAAAATATAGtgataacaaaaaatatgacactTGAAAGAAATGAGGCTTCAGAAGCATATAGGTTAATAGAATCATATTTTTTGCAGATAGAATCTTCTAGTATGGGACTACCAGGTGGCAAGGCGTTCTTTTTTAGATTAAAGTATTTACTCATCTCCCTTTTGGGCAAATATTTAGTATAtacaaaattaatttaaatatttttcaaatcaaCTCATCACATGTATTTTGtacagccctttttacatcagcagtgttGTCTAAAAGTGCTATACCCAGCCAAGACCCAAAGTAAAAAAAGTGTTTAGGTATAGaataaaagaacaaaacaacCTGGAAATGCAGACGGTTAGTAAGCAATGGAGGACCTACCTATATTTTGCTCAGTTCATCCTTCTCTCAGCTCTGTTAATCCTTTAGGAGAACGTGGCCAATGTTTAACAGGTTCATATAGGGAATTTACCTTCAAGTTCTATACAGTGTATGTGATTTCATTCTCTGGCCTTCATAGGTAAAAAGGAGTCGCATGTCCTCACTGGTCACAAGGATTGGATCAGCTGCTGTAGCATCTCACCAGACTGCAGCATGATAGCGTCCGTTGGCAGGTTTGACAGAGTAAGTTGTATTTTCCACTGAACCAATGATTTGTCTGCAAAGACTTTTGTGGGAGATTTCAGATGTGACCGTAGTCAAACACTTTTTAAAGTTGTTCAgtattatttacttatttttactTCCTTTGATTGTTTCACCTcccttacaaagaaaaaaatctaaatatacagtgctttcagaaagtattcagaccctttcactttttccaggttttgttgtgttatggacttcatttataattgattacatatttttttttgcaaagacaacatgtttttagaaattcaccaacttaaaaaaaaaaaagattcggGCCCTTTGCCAGGACTCTCAATTGCTATAGCACTGAAAGTTACCAGGAGCAGAGttggctccatcattgtgaaatggaaaaagacTGGAACCCCCAACAGTCTTTCTAAATCTGTCAACCCGTCCAAACTGAGCAATCGGGAGaatggccttggtcagggaggtgaccaagaacccgaTGTCAAGGCACCTGAAGGGCACCTAAAGGACTCTCGTCTGGCTGTCATGTGCCATTTACTGTCACTCTACCACCAAGAACTGATTATTGGAGTGCAGCAGAGGTGGTTGTCAATCTGCAATGTTCTGCCATCTCCACACAAGAACTCTGTCAGAGTGATTATTGGTTTCTTGGTCACCTCAGTGACTAAGACCAATGCAGAAATAATTTTCCCAGGTCGGTTTCTAAACACAATCCTGTCTCGGAGCTCTGTGGACAACTCCATTGACCTCATGGCTTTTTcactgacatgcactgtcaactgtgggaTCTTAAATAAACAGATGTGTGCCTTtacaaatcatgtccaatcaattgaatttaccacaggtagACTCTTAAgttgtaaaaatatttcaagtatgtacagtggaaacaggatgcacctgagctctGTTTCAGGTGTCATAGCAAAGAATCTGAAtattgtaaatgtgatatttgtaTTTTCCAACTTTCTAAAAAACGTTGTTATGGGGTATTGAGGAAAAAGGTCTATGTAATCCTTTTAGAATACAGCTGtaacaaaatcaaacaaaatgtgaacaaaGTGAAGGGGTTTGAATAATTCATCTTACAATATTCACACTATTTAAATGCAGACAGGCtgcaaacccaacaaaacaTGATCTTTTTACATAAGTAAGCCAAATCAAACCATGCGGTAGAGAGCAGATCTATGCAACCACCACGTGGTTGAAAAGATCTATGCACCATGTGCTGAAACGGAAATGTCAGAGCCAATGTCAGAGTTTGGTTAATCTCAGGATGGTGGTGTGAAAAGTACCTTTTCTTTCTGTTATCAGATGGTGTGTCTGTGGAGCCTGCGGTCGTACACCTTTATCAAGAACTTAAAGGGGACAAATCACAAGACGTTCTACCTGTTAGCTTCCTGTGACTTCACTCCTGATGGGGCACTGCTTGCCACCGCTGCTTTCAGCGGCTCCGGTTGGTGGATTGATCTGTGGGACCCATACACTGCACAGAAACTGGCCTCACtggtgtaagtgtgtgtgtgtcgtggtAATTGTTGGATATTTGTCGTTCATTAGTTtaaagttgttgccttctccatAGGGACTGCTGTGAGATGTATGGACAGAACCAGATCTCATCGCTGCGATTCTCACCCGATGGTTTGTACCTGGCTATTGTTACGGAGGACAGGTGAGAGTAAAGTTAGTCGAGATATTAGAGGTTTACTTTGATGAAGTTTATTAAACTATGACACGATTTTACAACTAGAGTGTTTCTATTAGTGATATTTAATTGATGTTAATTTGGTTAAAATTACAGA
This portion of the Esox lucius isolate fEsoLuc1 chromosome 13, fEsoLuc1.pri, whole genome shotgun sequence genome encodes:
- the wsb2 gene encoding WD repeat and SOCS box-containing protein 2, whose amino-acid sequence is MCSSEDNTPDIQSASDGLILELKSAHPISLEGRAGCETWSVDFSHDGSWFAWTMGHGIVWVVAWPLRANKVGIAPESHPKDQSLNCGQTVWGLAFGPRPSKNQALKDKAASCDRKSSRLLLATGLENGVIKIWDVATGQLRFDLRGHEGIARELVFTPNGKLTLVSSSRDKTLRIWDLTQKGKKESHVLTGHKDWISCCSISPDCSMIASVGRFDRMVCLWSLRSYTFIKNLKGTNHKTFYLLASCDFTPDGALLATAAFSGSGWWIDLWDPYTAQKLASLVDCCEMYGQNQISSLRFSPDGLYLAIVTEDRALQLWELGKRGMVMQTKEDRASNGLCCNFHPHGGVVATGTRDGHVRFWKVPRSVPSLSHLCRSALRLSVSTQQVEALPIPRRILEFLTYRDIPDLMVARPDCFTDTTIS